CTTTTCGAATGCAGGTTATCGTGGTGGCGGGGTGCGCATTCCGGTATGGGAAGTATCTGACAGTATCTCTCCTGTTGAGGGAGATAACCGCGCTAACATCCAGGCTGCAATAGACAGAGTATCTGCATTGCCTTTACAGGCTAACGGACATCGTGGGGTGTTGTTATTAAAAGCAGGCGTGTATCCTGTGGAAGGTTCCATTTTCATTAAGGCCAGCGGGGTTGTGCTACGGGGAGCTGGAAACGGGGTGAATGGAACGGTGATCATTGCCACGCAGAAAACACAGCATGACCTGATCAAAGTACAGGGTGCCGGTAGTGGTTATGGAGAAGTGAGCGGCAGCAAATTCCGCATTACTTCTTCGTATGTGCCTACCGGTAGTAAAACTTTTGATGTGGCTGCCAATCACACTTTCCACGTAGGTGATAAAGTGGTGGTACAGAAAACGCCGAACGATCTCTGGATCGATACACTGGATATGCGGCAGTATGGCTGGACGGCTTCAGGGTATAAAACTACTTATGAAAGAACTATCACAGCGGTTAGCGGAGCTACCATCACTATTGATATTCCTATTGTAGACCCGATTGAAACTACATTAGGCGGTGGTGAGGTGTACCGTTCCAATATTACGGGCAGGATCAGTGAATGCGGCCTGGAGCAATTGCGGATCGAATCTTATTTTCAGAATGATGAAGATGAAAGCCATGGCTGGTATGCGATTGTTTTTACCCGTACGGAAAACAGCTGGATCAAACATGTAACCGGTAAGTACTTTGGAAATGGGCTGGTAAGTCTTAGTAATATGAGTCGTTTTAATACGGTAGAAGATTGTGCGATGATAGATCCCAAATCCATTACCACCGGCGGAAGGAAATATTCCTTTAACCTGGATGGCAATGCTACCAGTAATTTATATCAGCGCTGCATTACCTGGGGAGGCCGTCACGACCTGGTGAGCGGTTCCAAAGTTCCCGGTCCGAATGTGTTCCTGGATTGCAGTTCTGAAAATACCCGGGCTGATATCGGGCCGCATCACAGATGGTCTACCGGACAGTTGTATGATAATATCTATGGCGGACAGATCAGGGTGCAGAACAGAGGAGCGTCTGGAACAGGGCATGGATGGTCTGGTGCACAGACTTTATTCTGGAATGTTTATTCCTATACAAGCGATATACTCGTGTCCAGTCCTTTTGGTGCGAGGAACTGGGGTATCGGTAACATCGGGAAAAAGCAAAGCGGCAACGGGTATTGGGAAAGCTGGGGTACACATGTAATACCCAGGAGCCTTTACCTGCAACAGTTACGGGAGCGTCTTGGAGATTCTGCGGTGGGGAATATTGCTATTCCCAAACAGCTCGTGGCTCCTTTGTGGGATTCTCTCCGCGCGCGTGGACAAAGCATTCTTGCGGAACCTCCGGTGCGGTATGGTGCTGATACTGTCATTGCTTCTTTTGACCTCACTGATAATGGCGGGGTTATTACAGGGCAATATCCCAATACTTCCAAACCTACTGAGAATTTTACAAGTCTTATTGATAACAATACCAGTACCAAATATTATATCAGTGGAAGAAAAGCACTGTGGGTACAATATGCTTCCACGCAACCAGGGATTGTTACGCGTTACACTTTAACATCGGGGAATGATGTTCCGGAGCGTGATCCTAAGAACTGGAACCTGGTTGGTTCTAATGATGGTGTAACATGGGCACTGATCGATAGCCAGATCAATCAAAGTTTTGCTACGAGGAAACTGACCAGAACATTCTCTGTAGACAGCAATACTATTCCCTATCGTTATTACCGGCTGAATGTTACGGCTAACAATGGACATACGGGTACGCAGTTTTCAGAATGGGAATTATTTGAGCGCCGTCATCAATCTGTTTCTTTCAACGAAGTACCTGACATCACTTATGGTGATGAGCCACTGGAACTTTTTGGAGCAGTGAGTACATCTGGCTTACCGGTTTCTTTAGAAGTGATCTCCGGGCCCGGTACATTAACGGATTCTGCTTTACATTTTACAGGTGCAGGAACGATTGTGATCAGGGGCACACAGGCAGGGTCAACAGATTATTTCCCGGCAACTGCGGAGCTCTCTATTAACGTGGCTAAAGCTGCACAGGAGATCAGTTTTGAAGCGGTGCCTGAGAAAACTTTCGGGGATAGCGC
This DNA window, taken from Chitinophaga niabensis, encodes the following:
- a CDS encoding T9SS type A sorting domain-containing protein yields the protein MKKSTLKGFLAGLLLPILLAVGHSTKAQLISMENGQLVYKKYANQGQTDTVNQIPDFSNAGYRGGGVRIPVWEVSDSISPVEGDNRANIQAAIDRVSALPLQANGHRGVLLLKAGVYPVEGSIFIKASGVVLRGAGNGVNGTVIIATQKTQHDLIKVQGAGSGYGEVSGSKFRITSSYVPTGSKTFDVAANHTFHVGDKVVVQKTPNDLWIDTLDMRQYGWTASGYKTTYERTITAVSGATITIDIPIVDPIETTLGGGEVYRSNITGRISECGLEQLRIESYFQNDEDESHGWYAIVFTRTENSWIKHVTGKYFGNGLVSLSNMSRFNTVEDCAMIDPKSITTGGRKYSFNLDGNATSNLYQRCITWGGRHDLVSGSKVPGPNVFLDCSSENTRADIGPHHRWSTGQLYDNIYGGQIRVQNRGASGTGHGWSGAQTLFWNVYSYTSDILVSSPFGARNWGIGNIGKKQSGNGYWESWGTHVIPRSLYLQQLRERLGDSAVGNIAIPKQLVAPLWDSLRARGQSILAEPPVRYGADTVIASFDLTDNGGVITGQYPNTSKPTENFTSLIDNNTSTKYYISGRKALWVQYASTQPGIVTRYTLTSGNDVPERDPKNWNLVGSNDGVTWALIDSQINQSFATRKLTRTFSVDSNTIPYRYYRLNVTANNGHTGTQFSEWELFERRHQSVSFNEVPDITYGDEPLELFGAVSTSGLPVSLEVISGPGTLTDSALHFTGAGTIVIRGTQAGSTDYFPATAELSINVAKAAQEISFEAVPEKTFGDSAFVLHASSDAGLPVTFELVSGPGVLTDSLVAITGAGSIIVRAIQAGNENYDSIAVEQAIVVHKAQQTITFDAIPAKVKGQTVYLTATASSGLPVGFSIVSGNGNLSGNVLKLNYEGLITIQADQAGNDNYEPAVPVPQQILVLGLGTLIPEIKAIVYPNPTSGQFKVKLENAPVRPHTFMVVDYRGNVVLSTVATPNGAKYFEVSLNISSSIDGIYYLHVLEGTRNVMRIIVKY